From Deinococcus planocerae, one genomic window encodes:
- a CDS encoding sensor histidine kinase — protein MTDLPASLPAAPPPKPREVPLSDRVRLVRNVLPPLIVLVVAVVEYFIAGLRDAGREVWAHLLFYGLVGPAVTFFSVEWIAEGTRARERAERELRDLYGQLRASHGRLQAVQELMRDLSGAADMGAVVEVAARGAVRTTGAVQATLTVPGGLSGTARGEGPVSTPSAELHPLKVSIPGGGALALHFETPPGPETEALAQALAAEVATGVEAARQRTLDLMTLYSVDQSIRAERNLRRLLARVTRNMAERVRAGARAAYLSDQDGVLRLEYRQDATGEGMGGGTLAPPFALRVAEADTPLSATPEEAAEVFPGAASALGFPMRDEEGLVGVLVLGDARPDAFTDARVPLLALLAAQAALGVRNARAYLYSEELAISDERARIAREIHDGVAQSLAFCALKLDLVARQLHSDPERAEAEVRAATALLREQIKEVRRSIFALRPIDLERYGLLETVRRYVEDFGQQNGVRTTLNITGEIHLAPGDEAVVFRILQESLNNVAKHARAREVTVTLHGGDRVTLRVQDDGAGFDPAQVSGRVSSAGGLGLMQMRERVESRGGKYRVLSEPGHGTLVEAEVPQA, from the coding sequence ATGACGGACCTGCCCGCCTCCTTACCCGCCGCGCCGCCGCCCAAGCCGCGCGAGGTGCCGCTGTCCGACCGGGTGCGGCTGGTGCGCAATGTCCTGCCGCCCCTGATCGTGCTGGTCGTGGCGGTGGTGGAGTACTTCATCGCGGGGCTGCGGGACGCCGGGCGCGAGGTGTGGGCGCACCTGCTCTTCTACGGGCTGGTGGGGCCAGCGGTGACCTTCTTCTCGGTGGAGTGGATCGCGGAGGGGACCCGGGCGCGCGAGCGGGCCGAGCGAGAGTTGCGCGACCTGTACGGGCAACTGCGGGCCTCGCACGGGCGGCTTCAGGCGGTGCAGGAACTCATGCGCGACCTGAGCGGCGCCGCCGACATGGGCGCCGTCGTGGAGGTCGCCGCGCGGGGAGCGGTGCGGACGACGGGAGCGGTTCAGGCCACCCTGACCGTGCCCGGGGGCTTAAGCGGCACGGCGCGGGGAGAGGGGCCCGTGTCCACGCCCAGCGCCGAACTCCACCCCCTCAAGGTGAGCATCCCGGGGGGCGGCGCCCTCGCCCTGCACTTCGAGACGCCGCCCGGCCCGGAGACGGAGGCCCTCGCCCAGGCCCTCGCGGCAGAGGTGGCGACCGGGGTGGAGGCCGCGCGGCAACGGACCCTCGACCTGATGACCCTGTACTCGGTGGACCAGTCCATCCGCGCCGAGCGCAACCTGCGACGCCTGCTCGCCCGGGTGACCCGCAATATGGCCGAGCGGGTGCGGGCGGGGGCGCGGGCCGCGTACCTCAGCGACCAGGACGGCGTGCTGCGGCTCGAATACCGACAGGACGCCACCGGCGAGGGCATGGGCGGCGGCACCCTCGCCCCGCCCTTCGCGCTGCGGGTGGCGGAGGCGGACACGCCCCTGAGCGCCACTCCCGAGGAGGCCGCCGAGGTCTTCCCCGGCGCGGCGAGTGCGCTCGGCTTCCCCATGCGCGACGAGGAGGGGCTGGTCGGCGTCCTCGTGCTCGGCGACGCGCGGCCCGACGCCTTCACCGACGCGCGGGTCCCGCTGCTCGCGCTGCTGGCGGCGCAGGCGGCCCTGGGCGTGCGCAATGCCCGCGCCTACCTCTACTCCGAGGAACTGGCGATCAGCGACGAGCGAGCCCGCATCGCCCGCGAGATTCACGACGGAGTGGCCCAGTCGCTCGCCTTCTGCGCGCTGAAGCTCGACCTCGTGGCCCGGCAACTGCACTCCGACCCCGAGCGGGCGGAGGCCGAGGTCCGCGCCGCGACCGCCTTGCTCCGCGAGCAGATCAAGGAGGTGCGGCGCTCGATCTTCGCGCTGCGGCCCATCGACCTCGAACGGTACGGGCTGCTGGAGACCGTGCGGCGCTACGTGGAGGACTTCGGGCAGCAAAACGGCGTCCGCACGACGCTGAACATCACGGGGGAGATTCACCTCGCGCCGGGAGACGAGGCGGTCGTCTTCCGCATCCTGCAAGAGAGCCTGAACAACGTCGCCAAGCACGCCCGCGCCCGGGAAGTGACCGTCACCCTGCACGGCGGCGACCGGGTGACCCTGCGCGTGCAGGACGACGGCGCGGGCTTCGACCCCGCCCAGGTCTCGGGCCGGGTGAGCAGCGCCGGGGGCCTCGGCCTGATGCAGATGCGCGAGCGGGTGGAGAGCCGGGGGGGAAAATACCGGGTGCTCAGCGAGCCGGGGCACGGGACGCTGGTGGAGGCGGAGGTGCCGCAGGCGTGA
- a CDS encoding MFS transporter: MRAWRAGPTFRRLWLASTSANIGDGIGRAALPLLVASVSRDPIVVASLSAFAALPGLVFTLPFGALIDRLDRRTLLVLAHMSRGLLLGLLALAVLTGHLHVALLYGVAFVLGTAETLADGTAETLVPSLVGSDHLEDAGGALYATSVTSNEFVGPPLGGLLFAAFPGLPFLVNALSFLGSTALISTLPSRPARRGVMRESWWREVVEGLRWLWSHALLRSVALLMALTTLLDAAVFALFVLFATALPGVGPVGYGLLLTAGAVGHILGSLLSPSFSRRFGAGRTVLGSVFVLGLVYLGLSLLHAPPLLAALLVIDGLNLGLSGVVKVALRQRLVPSELRGRVGGAYRFIVAGAAPLGALLGGVLGQTLGLRGTFAMAGGLALVVAVLFVDRVNNRAVACAQERVDGQTSASA, encoded by the coding sequence ATGCGGGCGTGGCGGGCGGGACCGACCTTCCGGCGGCTGTGGCTGGCGAGCACGAGCGCGAATATCGGGGACGGCATCGGCAGGGCGGCGCTGCCGCTGCTCGTCGCGTCGGTCTCCCGCGACCCCATCGTCGTCGCCAGCCTCTCCGCTTTCGCCGCGCTGCCCGGCTTGGTATTCACGCTTCCCTTCGGCGCTCTGATCGACCGTCTCGACCGCCGCACCCTGCTCGTGCTCGCGCACATGTCACGCGGCTTGCTGCTCGGTCTGCTCGCCCTCGCCGTCTTGACGGGGCACCTTCACGTGGCCCTGCTGTACGGGGTCGCCTTCGTCCTCGGCACGGCGGAAACGCTGGCGGACGGGACCGCCGAGACCCTGGTGCCGTCGCTCGTCGGCAGTGATCACTTGGAGGACGCTGGCGGCGCGCTGTACGCCACGAGCGTGACGAGCAACGAGTTCGTCGGCCCACCGCTGGGGGGGCTGCTGTTCGCCGCCTTTCCCGGCCTGCCGTTTCTCGTGAATGCGCTGAGCTTTCTCGGGAGCACGGCCCTGATCTCGACCCTGCCCAGTCGCCCCGCGCGGCGGGGAGTGATGCGCGAATCATGGTGGCGCGAGGTCGTGGAGGGCCTGAGGTGGCTGTGGTCGCACGCGCTGCTGCGCTCCGTGGCGCTGCTGATGGCCCTCACGACGCTGCTCGACGCGGCAGTGTTCGCGCTGTTCGTCCTCTTTGCAACGGCGCTCCCCGGCGTCGGTCCGGTGGGCTACGGCCTGCTGCTCACGGCGGGCGCGGTCGGGCACATCCTCGGCAGCCTGCTGTCGCCGTCTTTCTCACGGCGCTTCGGGGCGGGGCGGACCGTGCTCGGCTCGGTGTTCGTCCTGGGGCTCGTGTACCTCGGCTTGAGCCTCCTTCACGCGCCGCCGCTGCTGGCCGCGTTGTTGGTGATCGACGGCCTCAACCTGGGCTTGTCGGGGGTCGTGAAGGTGGCGTTGCGTCAGCGGCTCGTGCCCTCGGAACTTCGCGGGAGAGTGGGCGGGGCGTACCGATTCATCGTCGCCGGTGCGGCCCCGCTCGGCGCGTTGCTGGGAGGGGTGCTCGGCCAGACCCTGGGCTTGCGCGGGACTTTTGCGATGGCGGGTGGGCTGGCCCTCGTGGTGGCGGTGCTGTTCGTGGACCGCGTGAACAACCGGGCGGTGGCCTGCGCCCAGGAGCGGGTGGACGGACAGACATCTGCTTCCGCGTGA
- a CDS encoding IS982 family transposase, protein MGRPDLSVLPIPDAFRHLAAWLSPQMPPKLVHAHEKISDGELVAVALLQRLHKVPYFSRWWRLVKLNPFPHFPSEVQARVRLKRLLPVIEGLASEVQRLDFAVIDSEPLPVCTFKRAPRCKFKGARHGFSTSGMVYGFKLHAWTALNGKVVKYDLRPANEHDFTVGCAMNHDWPAYGGPKLIGDKGYQSGTYLTPPKKNAKQPDPRWKAEDGAARKIVESAFSALVTMGLRWGQVKTLVTLRLKVALIVLAYNLKFRDLSPLA, encoded by the coding sequence ATGGGCCGTCCCGACCTCAGTGTACTCCCGATCCCCGACGCTTTTCGACACCTCGCGGCGTGGCTGAGCCCGCAGATGCCGCCCAAACTCGTCCACGCTCACGAGAAAATAAGCGATGGCGAGTTGGTCGCAGTCGCCCTCCTTCAGCGGCTGCACAAGGTGCCGTACTTCAGCCGCTGGTGGCGGCTGGTCAAGCTCAACCCCTTCCCTCACTTCCCCTCGGAGGTACAGGCCAGGGTGAGGCTGAAACGACTCCTGCCCGTGATCGAGGGCTTGGCGAGCGAAGTCCAGAGGCTGGACTTCGCGGTCATCGACTCCGAACCTCTCCCGGTCTGCACCTTCAAACGCGCGCCCCGCTGCAAGTTCAAGGGCGCACGACACGGCTTCAGTACCTCCGGCATGGTGTATGGCTTCAAGCTCCATGCCTGGACAGCCCTGAACGGCAAAGTCGTCAAATACGATCTGCGCCCGGCCAACGAGCACGATTTCACCGTGGGCTGCGCGATGAACCACGACTGGCCCGCCTATGGCGGGCCAAAACTCATCGGGGATAAGGGCTACCAGTCGGGCACCTACCTCACCCCACCCAAGAAGAACGCCAAACAACCGGACCCGCGTTGGAAGGCGGAAGACGGGGCGGCACGCAAAATCGTTGAGTCGGCGTTCTCCGCCCTGGTGACCATGGGACTGCGCTGGGGGCAGGTCAAGACGCTCGTCACCTTGCGGCTCAAAGTGGCGCTCATCGTCCTGGCCTACAACCTCAAATTCCGCGACCTCAGCCCCTTAGCCTGA